In Dehalococcoidales bacterium, the genomic stretch TTCTGGTAAAGATTGCTGCTGGCGATATTACAAATCTGGGCGATACCTCCACTCTTGCCGATTCAACCGTTGTTGAAACTCTGGTCTCTGGAAGAAAAATCAAAGAGTAACAGACTAATCGAGGAGGCAATATTATGGAACATGGCCAACCTGCAAAATTGAAAACTGAGAAATCAGAAGGATACAAAACCAGGCTTGGTATCATCATGTTTACCATTTTTACTCCTATTTATCTGGCATTTATCCTGGTGAGTGTGATGAGCCCGTCTTTTATGGCGGCTGATTTGGGAAAGCTGAATGTCGCCATTGTATACGGCTTTGGAATAATTATTTT encodes the following:
- a CDS encoding DUF485 domain-containing protein, which produces MEHGQPAKLKTEKSEGYKTRLGIIMFTIFTPIYLAFILVSVMSPSFMAADLGKLNVAIVYGFGIIILAVALAVIYNSICSRKERDDEVEEAHKEGSI